The following proteins are co-located in the uncultured Draconibacterium sp. genome:
- a CDS encoding aminotransferase class III-fold pyridoxal phosphate-dependent enzyme: protein MKEVLIQNYKLENPSLKKLVGYDIVNYRVDTSTKKYILKVYSDSKKDVDFAEAENEVLGHLQNYNNDCFPRAVMSTGKQLLCSFNSDGEDKTARLLTLLEGSFLGETEHSVKLFESFGKFLGEMDLQLKNFRNYVIEARILKWDLQHFLLNEQYVQYIADPSDRKIVAYFFQQYKANVLPVLPALRKQMIHNDANDWNVLTQNNKVSGLIDFGDVCYSQLINELAVALTYALMDKNNPIEWAVPIIAEYHKILPLEEKELDLLYWLVAARLCTSVGNSAFEKKQRPDNTYTQISEKPAWELLKKWVSINPVHAQNEFRKAAGFEIQKVKTLEDIQQERFSTVNPIFSVSYKTPIYMERAAFQYMFDKYGNRYLDAYNNIPHVGHSHPKIVEAGQKQMAKLNTNTRYLYDQINDYTSALLQYFPKPLKKVFLVNSGSAASDLALRLARNFTGKKQIAALEHGYHGNTNSVIEISHYKFAGKGGKGAGENVLPLPMPDTYRGEFHTENAGYSYSEKAIKLINNSDGIAAFIAEPVVGCGGQVPLASGYLSKVYAAVRKQGGLCISDEVQTGFGRLGNVFWGFEEQEVIPDIVVLGKPMGNGHPIGAVVTTDEVADAFNNGMEFFSSFGGNPVSCAIGKAVLEVIEEEQLQQNAKQVGDYYIQELNKLQQQYECIGDVRGSGLFIGFEFVKNRLTLEPDTKLAQKIKNEMRNQYILLSTDGPYDNVIKSKPPLCFSKENVDEVITKLDEILRD from the coding sequence ATGAAGGAAGTATTAATTCAAAATTACAAACTTGAAAATCCATCTCTTAAAAAACTGGTTGGGTACGACATTGTAAATTACAGGGTTGATACAAGCACAAAAAAATACATTCTTAAGGTTTATTCCGATTCGAAAAAGGATGTTGATTTTGCGGAGGCGGAGAATGAAGTGTTAGGGCATTTGCAAAATTATAATAACGATTGTTTCCCACGAGCTGTGATGAGCACTGGGAAACAATTGTTATGTTCTTTTAACTCGGACGGAGAAGACAAAACAGCCCGACTTTTAACGTTATTGGAAGGCAGTTTTTTAGGCGAAACAGAGCATTCGGTGAAACTTTTTGAATCGTTTGGAAAATTTCTGGGAGAAATGGATCTGCAACTTAAAAATTTCAGGAATTATGTAATTGAAGCCCGGATTTTAAAATGGGATTTGCAACATTTCCTCCTGAATGAGCAATATGTTCAGTACATTGCAGATCCTTCCGACAGAAAAATTGTTGCTTATTTTTTTCAACAGTATAAGGCGAATGTACTTCCGGTACTTCCGGCTTTACGAAAACAAATGATCCACAACGACGCCAACGACTGGAATGTTCTTACGCAAAACAACAAGGTTTCAGGCCTCATCGATTTTGGTGATGTATGTTATTCGCAGTTAATAAACGAGCTTGCAGTTGCGCTAACTTATGCCTTAATGGACAAAAACAATCCCATTGAATGGGCAGTTCCTATAATTGCAGAGTACCATAAAATTCTACCTCTTGAAGAAAAAGAGCTTGATCTTTTGTACTGGTTGGTTGCTGCCCGGCTTTGCACAAGTGTTGGCAATTCGGCCTTCGAAAAAAAACAACGCCCGGATAATACCTATACGCAAATAAGCGAAAAACCAGCCTGGGAGTTGCTAAAAAAATGGGTAAGCATTAATCCGGTTCATGCACAAAATGAATTCAGAAAAGCAGCAGGTTTTGAGATTCAAAAAGTTAAAACGCTCGAAGATATTCAGCAGGAACGGTTTTCAACGGTAAATCCTATTTTTTCGGTGAGTTACAAAACTCCGATTTATATGGAAAGGGCGGCATTTCAATACATGTTCGACAAATACGGAAACCGCTATTTAGATGCTTACAATAATATTCCGCATGTGGGTCACTCGCACCCAAAAATAGTGGAAGCAGGCCAAAAACAAATGGCCAAACTCAACACAAATACGCGTTATTTATACGATCAGATAAACGATTATACATCTGCATTACTACAGTATTTTCCAAAGCCATTAAAAAAGGTATTTTTGGTAAACTCGGGAAGTGCTGCCAGTGATCTCGCACTTCGTTTGGCACGAAATTTTACCGGCAAAAAACAAATAGCAGCTTTGGAACACGGCTATCACGGAAATACAAATTCGGTTATAGAAATCAGTCATTACAAGTTTGCCGGGAAAGGAGGAAAAGGAGCCGGAGAAAACGTACTTCCACTTCCAATGCCGGATACCTACCGGGGCGAATTTCACACAGAAAATGCAGGATATTCGTATTCCGAAAAAGCAATTAAGTTAATTAATAATTCGGATGGAATTGCCGCTTTTATTGCTGAGCCGGTTGTAGGTTGTGGCGGACAGGTTCCGCTTGCGTCAGGTTACCTGAGCAAAGTTTATGCTGCAGTTCGGAAACAAGGAGGACTTTGTATTTCGGATGAAGTGCAAACCGGTTTCGGACGTTTAGGCAATGTTTTCTGGGGATTTGAAGAACAGGAAGTTATACCCGACATTGTTGTTCTGGGAAAACCAATGGGGAACGGGCATCCGATTGGAGCAGTCGTAACAACCGACGAAGTTGCAGACGCCTTTAACAACGGAATGGAATTTTTTAGCTCGTTTGGCGGCAATCCGGTTTCGTGTGCCATTGGTAAAGCGGTGCTCGAAGTTATTGAAGAAGAACAGTTACAGCAAAATGCAAAACAGGTTGGCGATTATTACATTCAGGAGTTAAACAAACTTCAACAACAATACGAGTGTATTGGTGATGTTCGTGGATCGGGACTTTTTATTGGTTTTGAATTTGTTAAAAACCGACTGACTTTAGAGCCTGATACAAAACTTGCTCAGAAAATCAAGAATGAAATGAGGAACCAATATATTCTGCTAAGCACCGACGGACCTTACGATAACGTTATAAAATCGAAACCGCCGCTCTGTTTTTCGAAAGAAAATGTGGATGAGGTTATCACTAAACTCGACGAAATTTTAAGAGATTAA
- a CDS encoding nucleotidyltransferase family protein produces the protein MSEKPLKIVALILAAGESRRLGKPKQLLSYNNTTLLNHVKKQFPADSVEGPFVVLGAFAKEVRLKSALNNTEVIEFDGWKEGMGSSLAYACKQLFSESDYDGILITLGDLPKISQADYREMIALFHSSRDIVATSVNDSFGVPALFGSDYFSELMQISGEKGAKPLLKKYKERITAYDNPKAGFDIDTNSDYSNLNTNE, from the coding sequence TTGTCTGAAAAACCACTTAAAATAGTTGCTTTAATTCTTGCTGCAGGCGAGTCGCGTCGTTTGGGAAAACCCAAACAATTGTTGAGTTACAATAATACCACCTTGTTGAACCATGTAAAAAAACAATTTCCGGCTGATTCGGTTGAAGGGCCGTTTGTGGTGCTTGGTGCTTTTGCCAAAGAGGTGAGGTTAAAATCGGCTTTAAACAACACTGAAGTTATTGAATTTGATGGATGGAAAGAGGGGATGGGCAGTTCGCTTGCCTATGCTTGTAAACAACTTTTTTCTGAATCAGACTATGATGGAATTTTAATAACACTTGGCGATTTACCTAAGATAAGCCAGGCAGATTATCGGGAAATGATTGCTCTTTTTCACTCTTCACGCGATATTGTTGCCACTTCAGTGAATGATTCGTTTGGTGTTCCGGCACTTTTTGGCAGCGATTATTTTTCCGAATTGATGCAGATTAGTGGAGAAAAAGGGGCAAAACCACTTTTGAAAAAATACAAAGAACGGATAACAGCTTACGACAATCCAAAAGCAGGATTCGACATTGATACCAATTCTGATTATTCAAACTTAAATACGAATGAATAA
- a CDS encoding alcohol dehydrogenase catalytic domain-containing protein, producing the protein MKAAVLTEYNKIEWKDVPKPRCEKGEVLIKVNYGCICGSDQHIFTGEFHPRTKVPMVMGHEFGGTIEEVGEGVSGWAKGDKVAPDPIIWCGKCPACKKGHYPACTSLKLIGIDSDGGFQEFVSLPPSMLYKVPANIPDKHVALIEVLAIGCHAKNRAGVKPNDTVVIWGSGKVGLCILEAVRTVTSNTVFMVDILDERLAIGPKYYENVIPINAKQVDPVEKIKELSNGNGVDIAFEAVGHAHEIEGGVNPVTGCIRAITGGGKVCVLGLGAEPTPVVFRELIWKEGILLTSRVSHGEFAEAIEHLTNGRLKPEALISKTLHGSETQKGFEILDQNPAENIKILLDFTTA; encoded by the coding sequence ATGAAAGCAGCAGTTCTTACCGAATACAATAAAATTGAGTGGAAAGATGTACCAAAACCCAGGTGTGAAAAAGGAGAAGTTCTGATAAAAGTAAATTACGGATGTATTTGTGGTAGCGACCAGCACATTTTTACCGGCGAGTTTCATCCACGCACAAAAGTACCAATGGTAATGGGGCACGAGTTTGGAGGTACCATCGAGGAAGTGGGAGAAGGTGTTTCGGGATGGGCAAAAGGCGACAAAGTTGCTCCCGATCCGATCATTTGGTGCGGCAAATGCCCGGCATGTAAAAAAGGCCACTACCCTGCCTGCACTTCCTTAAAACTTATTGGAATTGATTCAGATGGTGGTTTTCAGGAATTTGTTTCATTGCCTCCTTCTATGTTGTACAAAGTGCCTGCAAATATTCCCGACAAACATGTTGCACTTATCGAGGTGCTGGCCATTGGCTGCCATGCAAAAAACCGTGCAGGAGTTAAACCCAACGACACTGTTGTTATTTGGGGCTCCGGAAAAGTTGGCTTGTGTATTTTAGAAGCCGTTAGAACAGTTACCAGTAATACTGTTTTTATGGTTGACATATTGGATGAAAGACTGGCAATCGGCCCTAAGTATTACGAGAATGTAATACCAATTAATGCCAAACAGGTTGATCCGGTGGAAAAAATAAAAGAATTAAGCAATGGGAATGGTGTTGATATTGCATTTGAAGCTGTGGGACATGCACATGAAATAGAAGGTGGCGTAAATCCTGTTACCGGGTGTATACGAGCCATTACGGGAGGGGGTAAAGTATGTGTACTTGGATTGGGAGCAGAACCAACACCCGTTGTTTTTCGGGAACTGATCTGGAAAGAAGGAATCCTACTTACTTCGCGGGTTAGCCATGGAGAATTTGCAGAAGCAATTGAACATTTAACAAACGGCAGATTAAAACCGGAAGCATTGATTTCAAAAACTTTACACGGATCAGAAACACAAAAAGGATTCGAAATACTGGATCAAAATCCTGCTGAAAACATTAAAATACTGCTCGATTTTACAACTGCATAA
- a CDS encoding BamA/TamA family outer membrane protein, with amino-acid sequence MIRTKKTFILLLAILLSPVILFAQVGKAEKDSSKTVLFAAVPVVNYNNSLGLMMGGMTSGYYKLNKKDTISPSSFSMLAGLYTTNKSYMGAIIQNLYFNEDRWRFKGIAGTGSFYFQYLQGLPGGSSGKLQNNGIWIDFDTDARFVLAEIQRLVFPHFYVGLEAMLMHAETTFELPVGDLKPKIISDLNSLGYTLAFDNRDNVNFPVNGFFINFKNRFVRDWVGASDNYDNYEIAANYFWDIKKNSKTVLVSRLYANIASGDVPFQGQNTIGSDDLRGYSKGEFRGNQVYAIQSELRQNVYKKIGVVGFVGVGSAVDEFSEIKDNGLLPSIGFGVRYLMIAKEKINIGMDVGVGKNDWSLTFRIGEAFSR; translated from the coding sequence ATGATCAGAACCAAAAAAACTTTCATTTTATTACTCGCAATTTTACTTAGCCCTGTAATTCTTTTTGCACAAGTGGGAAAGGCTGAAAAGGATAGTTCTAAAACTGTTTTATTTGCAGCAGTGCCTGTTGTAAATTATAACAATTCCCTGGGATTAATGATGGGCGGAATGACCTCAGGTTATTACAAGTTAAATAAAAAGGATACTATCTCGCCTTCTTCATTTAGCATGCTTGCCGGATTATATACCACCAATAAATCATACATGGGTGCCATTATACAAAATCTGTATTTTAACGAAGATCGCTGGCGTTTTAAAGGAATCGCCGGAACCGGTTCTTTCTATTTTCAATACTTACAGGGTTTGCCCGGAGGTAGTTCAGGAAAATTACAAAACAATGGAATTTGGATCGATTTTGATACGGATGCCCGCTTTGTTTTAGCTGAAATTCAGCGGCTTGTTTTTCCGCACTTCTATGTTGGGCTGGAAGCGATGCTTATGCATGCTGAAACCACATTTGAACTTCCGGTTGGAGACTTAAAACCCAAAATAATATCCGATTTGAATAGCCTGGGATATACATTGGCTTTTGATAATCGCGATAACGTAAATTTTCCGGTAAATGGTTTTTTTATCAATTTCAAAAACAGGTTTGTACGCGATTGGGTAGGAGCAAGCGATAACTACGATAATTATGAAATTGCGGCCAATTATTTTTGGGATATTAAGAAGAACAGTAAAACCGTTTTAGTTTCCAGGTTGTATGCCAATATTGCCTCCGGAGATGTTCCTTTTCAGGGGCAAAATACTATTGGCAGCGACGATTTAAGAGGTTACTCCAAGGGCGAATTCCGGGGAAACCAGGTATACGCCATTCAGTCGGAGTTGCGTCAGAACGTTTACAAGAAAATTGGTGTCGTCGGCTTTGTAGGAGTGGGGTCAGCAGTTGATGAGTTTTCTGAAATCAAGGACAATGGCCTTTTGCCGAGTATTGGATTCGGAGTGCGTTACCTCATGATTGCAAAGGAAAAGATTAATATCGGGATGGATGTTGGCGTCGGTAAAAACGACTGGAGTTTAACCTTTCGGATTGGTGAAGCTTTTAGCCGTTAA
- a CDS encoding PDZ domain-containing protein, producing the protein MKDMITKALSLVLFLALAFHTNAKNDSRLLRFPDINNNLVAFVYAGDIWTVSSNGGDAKRLTSHEGLELFPKISPDGALIAFSAEYSGSRQIFVMPAEGGTPKQLTYYNSVGQMPPRGGFDNVVLDWTPDSKNILIRANRTEFGERSGKYFLVNVDGGLEQELQIVNGGFAALSPDAKKICFTPVDREFRSWKRYKGGRATELWVYDLEKDKSEQITHFAGSDQWPVWNNNMIYFASDRDLKFNIYSYNTDTKEVKQITNFTDFDVMWPSGENGQLIFENGGFLYKTNLKTGSTEKLSINLNFDNPNVVPYFKNVAEDIHSYSVSPTAKRALLDARGDIFSVPAEKGIIQNLTNTQGVREIYPSWSPDGKYISYYSDATGEYEIYLLENVKGAKPKQLTKNSSAWKYDNEWSPDSKYLLYSDRTLKLKLVDIETGKETAITNAAQDEIRTYSFSPDSKWITYEKEADNGQVAVWVYNIAEKQNLQLTDNTFNDFSPVFSTDGKYIYFLSNRDFNIDFSSFEFNYLYNNATRIYAMILQKDGENIFKFENDTETIKEEKKEDSAEKKEEKKDTEKDIVIDVDGINNRIVAIPLKAGDYNNLVAVEGGFMYIADGKLTRYTLSDKKEEVILEKARQALVSADGKSILYRSGRDFGITAIKPGQKADAGKLDLKDLEMKIDPLKEWEQIFNDGWRIYRDYFYVNNLHGVDWKNVVENYSKLLPYVGHRMDLDYIFSEIVSEANTGHSYVNWGDFKQAKRVEGGLLGAQLVADKKANRYKIAKIYEGENWDKSLRSPLTEQGVDVNEGDYLISLNGKEVTLADNPYECLENTAGKHFEIVVNTEAKTDGARTSMIEPITSELGLMYLNWVNERRALVDKLSGGKIGYIHVPNTAIEGNHELFKGMYAYHNKEALIIDDRYNGGGFIPDVMADLLDRKTLSYWQRNGLTPMKTPAIAHDGPKVMLINGYSSSGGDAFPYYFKKKGLGQLIGTRTWGGLVGISGNARFVDGGSFNVPRFGVFDENGDWIIEGIGVYPDIEVVDRPEQLAKGEDPGIEKAVEVLLKELEKNPSKKVNVPAAPDRSKWIEKEIKNK; encoded by the coding sequence ATGAAAGACATGATTACAAAAGCTTTATCATTGGTATTGTTTTTAGCATTGGCATTTCACACAAATGCTAAAAACGATTCCAGATTATTACGTTTTCCCGACATCAACAACAATTTGGTTGCCTTTGTATACGCCGGCGATATTTGGACGGTGAGCTCAAATGGCGGCGATGCCAAACGTTTAACTTCGCACGAAGGACTGGAACTTTTTCCTAAAATATCGCCCGACGGTGCTTTAATTGCCTTTTCGGCTGAATACTCAGGTTCGCGCCAAATATTTGTAATGCCTGCCGAAGGTGGAACACCAAAACAGTTAACGTATTACAACTCGGTTGGACAAATGCCACCACGCGGAGGTTTCGACAATGTGGTTCTGGACTGGACTCCTGACAGCAAAAATATTTTGATTCGAGCAAACCGGACTGAATTTGGAGAAAGAAGCGGTAAATATTTTTTAGTGAATGTTGATGGTGGCCTCGAACAGGAACTTCAAATCGTAAATGGAGGTTTTGCAGCACTTTCGCCCGACGCCAAAAAGATTTGTTTTACTCCGGTTGACCGCGAATTCCGCTCGTGGAAAAGATACAAAGGTGGGCGTGCCACCGAATTATGGGTGTACGATCTTGAAAAAGACAAGTCTGAACAAATCACTCATTTCGCAGGCTCAGACCAATGGCCGGTGTGGAATAATAACATGATTTATTTTGCTTCCGACCGCGATTTAAAATTCAATATTTACAGCTACAATACCGATACAAAAGAGGTAAAACAAATTACCAACTTCACCGATTTTGATGTAATGTGGCCATCGGGCGAAAACGGACAGCTGATTTTTGAGAACGGAGGATTTTTGTATAAAACCAATCTAAAAACCGGTTCAACTGAGAAATTAAGCATCAACCTGAATTTCGATAATCCCAATGTTGTTCCATACTTTAAAAATGTAGCTGAAGATATTCACAGCTATTCGGTATCGCCAACTGCAAAACGAGCCTTATTGGATGCGCGTGGTGATATTTTTTCGGTTCCGGCTGAAAAAGGAATCATTCAAAACCTCACAAATACGCAGGGAGTACGGGAAATTTATCCCAGCTGGTCGCCCGATGGAAAGTACATTTCGTACTATTCGGATGCCACCGGCGAATATGAAATTTACCTGCTGGAAAACGTAAAAGGAGCCAAACCGAAACAACTTACAAAAAACTCATCTGCATGGAAATACGACAACGAATGGTCGCCTGACAGCAAATACCTGCTTTATTCCGACCGTACATTAAAACTTAAATTGGTTGATATTGAAACAGGAAAAGAAACAGCCATTACCAATGCGGCGCAGGACGAAATTCGCACCTATTCTTTTTCTCCCGACTCAAAATGGATCACCTACGAAAAAGAAGCCGATAACGGACAAGTGGCAGTATGGGTATACAACATTGCAGAAAAGCAAAACTTACAACTTACCGACAATACATTCAACGACTTCTCCCCTGTTTTCTCCACTGATGGGAAATACATTTATTTCTTATCGAACCGCGATTTTAACATCGATTTTTCGAGTTTCGAATTTAATTATCTCTACAACAATGCCACTCGCATTTACGCCATGATATTGCAAAAAGACGGCGAAAATATTTTTAAGTTCGAGAACGATACCGAAACCATCAAAGAAGAGAAAAAAGAAGATTCGGCGGAGAAAAAAGAAGAGAAAAAGGATACCGAAAAAGACATCGTTATTGATGTGGACGGAATAAACAACCGCATTGTAGCCATTCCGCTCAAAGCAGGAGATTACAATAATTTGGTAGCCGTTGAAGGTGGCTTTATGTACATCGCCGATGGCAAATTAACACGTTATACACTTTCCGATAAAAAGGAAGAAGTTATACTTGAAAAAGCGCGTCAGGCATTGGTATCGGCCGATGGTAAATCAATACTTTACCGCTCGGGCCGCGACTTTGGAATTACAGCGATTAAACCCGGACAAAAAGCCGATGCAGGTAAACTCGATCTGAAAGATCTGGAAATGAAAATTGACCCGCTTAAAGAATGGGAACAAATTTTTAACGATGGTTGGCGCATCTACCGCGATTACTTTTATGTGAACAATCTGCATGGTGTTGACTGGAAAAATGTGGTTGAAAATTATTCAAAACTACTTCCTTATGTTGGTCACAGAATGGATCTTGACTATATTTTTAGCGAAATTGTTTCGGAAGCAAACACCGGTCACTCTTACGTTAACTGGGGCGATTTTAAACAGGCCAAACGTGTTGAAGGCGGATTACTGGGCGCCCAACTTGTAGCCGACAAAAAAGCAAACCGCTATAAAATTGCCAAAATATACGAAGGCGAAAACTGGGACAAATCTTTACGCTCGCCGCTTACCGAGCAGGGAGTTGATGTAAACGAAGGCGATTACCTGATATCGTTAAACGGAAAGGAAGTTACACTTGCCGATAATCCGTATGAATGTTTGGAAAATACAGCCGGAAAACACTTCGAAATTGTGGTAAATACCGAAGCAAAAACGGATGGTGCCCGAACATCGATGATTGAGCCAATTACCAGCGAACTTGGATTGATGTATTTAAACTGGGTAAACGAACGCCGCGCTTTGGTTGACAAACTTTCGGGTGGAAAAATCGGGTACATTCATGTGCCAAACACAGCCATCGAAGGTAACCACGAACTGTTTAAAGGAATGTATGCTTACCACAATAAAGAAGCACTTATTATCGACGACCGATACAATGGTGGCGGTTTTATTCCGGATGTAATGGCCGATTTGCTCGACAGAAAAACACTTAGTTACTGGCAACGCAACGGACTTACACCAATGAAAACTCCGGCCATTGCACACGATGGTCCCAAAGTGATGTTGATTAACGGTTATTCATCGTCGGGTGGAGATGCATTCCCTTACTATTTTAAAAAGAAAGGATTAGGCCAACTTATCGGGACCCGCACCTGGGGCGGTTTAGTTGGTATTTCGGGCAATGCACGCTTTGTTGACGGCGGTAGTTTTAACGTTCCGCGATTTGGTGTTTTCGACGAAAACGGAGACTGGATTATTGAAGGAATTGGCGTTTATCCAGACATTGAAGTGGTTGATAGACCGGAACAACTGGCAAAAGGTGAAGATCCTGGAATTGAAAAAGCTGTGGAAGTTCTGCTAAAAGAACTGGAAAAAAATCCATCTAAAAAAGTAAATGTTCCTGCAGCTCCTGACCGTTCTAAATGGATTGAAAAGGAAATAAAAAACAAATAA